A region from the Streptomyces sp. NBC_01445 genome encodes:
- a CDS encoding YecA family protein, translated as MVHAPQKTVELPCRMQHLKRDRRGYPVIATVERSAAGVNFGAISERRKLALATFDWCAVCGLPFGDELRWQVILQDGPLPTAEISGEAPVHEVCALYAAQVCPFLFSPSSRLGDEARKGTVRTEVMRFAGFRETIGVFAHESGLQPGVYTLHYEQAQRADDFSYRDAAGVRERFAKALADEEELPLSDAEAELVRLFNRVNDHDDGDVVTGAALVAGAAFAKDVFRLQGLKAFQGKQYPTVAGLFLKGTAQEIRGFSDEANDEAFGAVGPWLLEHMDNLPTPLSRWRTRGASMVRRPSQRPEGPGRSIAKNAPCPCGSGRKARRCHPAGVAAQ; from the coding sequence ATGGTTCACGCACCACAGAAGACGGTCGAACTGCCGTGCCGCATGCAGCACTTGAAGCGCGACCGTCGGGGTTACCCGGTGATCGCGACAGTGGAGCGCAGTGCCGCGGGGGTGAACTTCGGGGCGATCAGTGAGCGGCGCAAGCTGGCGCTTGCGACCTTCGACTGGTGCGCCGTGTGCGGCCTGCCGTTCGGGGACGAGCTGCGCTGGCAGGTGATCCTGCAGGACGGGCCGTTGCCGACTGCCGAGATTAGCGGGGAGGCGCCCGTGCACGAGGTGTGCGCGCTGTATGCGGCACAGGTCTGCCCGTTCCTGTTCTCCCCCAGCTCGCGGCTGGGGGACGAGGCCAGGAAGGGAACGGTCCGCACGGAGGTCATGCGATTCGCCGGCTTCCGCGAGACCATCGGCGTGTTCGCGCACGAGTCGGGGCTGCAGCCGGGAGTCTACACACTGCACTACGAGCAGGCGCAGCGAGCGGACGACTTCTCGTATCGCGATGCGGCGGGCGTCCGGGAGCGGTTCGCCAAGGCCCTCGCAGACGAGGAAGAACTGCCGTTGAGCGACGCGGAAGCCGAGCTGGTACGGCTGTTCAACCGCGTGAACGATCACGACGACGGTGACGTGGTGACCGGTGCCGCCCTGGTCGCCGGGGCCGCCTTCGCCAAGGACGTCTTCCGTCTGCAGGGCCTGAAAGCGTTCCAGGGCAAGCAGTACCCCACGGTCGCTGGACTGTTCCTGAAAGGCACGGCACAAGAGATCCGCGGCTTCTCGGACGAGGCGAACGACGAGGCGTTCGGTGCCGTCGGCCCCTGGCTGCTGGAGCACATGGACAACCTTCCGACGCCGCTTTCCCGGTGGCGCACCCGCGGCGCCAGCATGGTGCGCCGCCCGTCCCAGCGCCCCGAAGGCCCCGGGCGCAGCATCGCGAAGAACGCCCCGTGCCCGTGCGGGTCCGGGCGCAAGGCGCGGCGGTGCCACCCGGCAGGCGTTGCGGCCCAGTAG
- a CDS encoding DEAD/DEAH box helicase family protein, which translates to MSAGLERLIPAASYLEEAFLRWVLTPAVDASVVSRVHSQYPVTVEERSYRLDYLIAGETLQLAVELDGFAFHSDRAAFTYDRLRQNDLAATGLTVLRFSYDAVRVDTARCVAQLQALLRQDPLLAPLVSAVPRVEVPDMAGDPMRAADPPRRSEPMSGGSYFADARTGVDRAPLRSCQDEALTALANYYASGGRHAATVMAVGAGKTALGVAAALSFSRKRALVVTPGSVIRGTFAKALDPGVPGNVLYGLAGGPLLPGVRPPATLVLDADDGQISRVSREQLLAADVLVTNFHALGTGASGGDLLAKLEPDDVDFIVVDEAHIAASASYQRLFAHFAGARTLLMSACFQRLDGKPIDADVVYRYRLVDSVADGSAKNLRVHRFAPEVASTVYEAVWPDGRREQIVGRDALLAALGDERKIARITAQSEAPIRQVMAVTRACLDAQAKLLAPVKPRVLFAAMGQAHAEQIARIAEEYGIACATLHHSMPASTIASTRRRFESDAGDLQGIVQLRMLGQGYDFPPITVVVPIRPYGSFGEFYQFLGRGVRVLRHPSVAADQQYLDVVCHAELGLEEHLEATCLDNDMDPAVLLDVPPIDPASLEEDLASPDGMAQGDGGGPGGMDAFVLYEQGRVEQRVVHELDRVEARRDEREMQLMAQRYAVYAQGTASPVPFEQFVEYMRRLTGGQ; encoded by the coding sequence ATGAGTGCGGGGCTGGAGCGACTGATCCCGGCTGCCTCCTACTTGGAGGAGGCGTTCTTGCGGTGGGTGCTGACGCCGGCCGTGGACGCATCGGTCGTCTCGCGGGTGCACAGTCAGTATCCGGTCACGGTCGAGGAGCGGAGCTACCGGCTGGACTACCTGATCGCGGGTGAGACGCTGCAGTTGGCCGTCGAGCTGGACGGGTTCGCCTTCCACAGTGACCGGGCCGCGTTCACCTACGACCGGCTGCGGCAGAACGATCTGGCTGCGACCGGCCTGACCGTGCTGCGGTTCTCCTACGATGCGGTGCGCGTGGACACCGCGCGCTGCGTGGCCCAGTTGCAGGCGCTGCTGCGACAGGATCCGCTCCTGGCGCCGCTGGTGAGTGCCGTGCCGCGCGTCGAGGTGCCGGACATGGCCGGCGATCCGATGCGGGCGGCTGATCCGCCCCGCCGATCCGAGCCAATGTCGGGTGGGTCGTATTTTGCCGATGCGCGCACGGGGGTGGACCGGGCACCGTTGCGGTCGTGCCAGGACGAGGCGTTGACTGCGCTCGCGAACTACTACGCCTCCGGCGGCCGGCATGCGGCGACGGTGATGGCGGTCGGGGCCGGCAAGACGGCCCTGGGCGTGGCGGCCGCGTTGTCGTTCAGCAGGAAGCGGGCGTTGGTGGTGACGCCGGGCTCGGTGATCCGCGGCACCTTCGCCAAGGCGCTCGATCCGGGAGTGCCGGGCAATGTGTTGTACGGGCTGGCTGGCGGACCGCTGTTGCCTGGTGTCCGCCCGCCGGCCACGCTCGTCCTGGACGCGGATGACGGGCAGATCAGCCGGGTCAGCCGAGAGCAGCTGCTGGCAGCGGACGTCCTCGTCACGAACTTTCATGCGCTGGGCACCGGCGCGAGTGGCGGGGATCTCCTGGCGAAGCTGGAGCCGGACGACGTCGACTTCATCGTCGTCGATGAGGCGCACATCGCGGCCAGCGCCTCGTATCAGCGGCTGTTCGCGCACTTTGCGGGTGCGCGCACGCTGCTGATGTCGGCGTGCTTTCAGCGCTTGGACGGCAAGCCGATCGACGCCGATGTCGTCTACCGCTATCGGCTGGTGGACTCCGTCGCGGACGGCTCGGCGAAGAACCTGCGGGTGCACCGGTTCGCCCCCGAGGTGGCATCGACGGTGTACGAGGCGGTGTGGCCGGACGGACGGCGCGAGCAGATCGTGGGCCGGGACGCGTTGTTGGCCGCGCTGGGCGATGAGCGGAAAATAGCCCGCATCACCGCTCAGTCCGAGGCCCCGATCCGGCAGGTGATGGCGGTGACGCGGGCGTGTCTTGATGCGCAAGCCAAGCTGTTGGCACCCGTCAAACCCCGGGTGTTGTTCGCGGCGATGGGCCAGGCGCATGCCGAGCAGATCGCGCGGATCGCCGAGGAGTACGGGATTGCCTGCGCCACGCTGCACCACAGCATGCCCGCGTCCACGATCGCCTCCACACGACGTCGGTTCGAGTCCGACGCCGGGGACCTGCAGGGCATCGTGCAGCTGCGGATGCTCGGCCAGGGTTACGACTTTCCGCCGATCACCGTCGTCGTGCCGATCCGCCCCTATGGCAGCTTCGGCGAGTTCTACCAGTTCCTCGGCCGCGGGGTTCGCGTCCTGCGCCACCCGTCAGTGGCCGCCGACCAGCAGTACCTGGACGTGGTCTGCCATGCCGAACTCGGCCTGGAGGAGCACCTGGAGGCCACGTGTTTGGACAACGACATGGACCCCGCTGTGCTCCTGGACGTTCCGCCGATCGACCCCGCCTCCCTGGAAGAGGACCTAGCCAGTCCAGACGGCATGGCACAGGGGGACGGCGGGGGCCCGGGTGGGATGGACGCGTTCGTGCTGTACGAACAAGGACGCGTCGAGCAGCGCGTGGTCCATGAACTGGACCGGGTGGAGGCGCGCAGGGACGAGCGGGAGATGCAGCTGATGGCCCAGCGCTACGCCGTCTATGCGCAGGGCACCGCGTCCCCGGTGCCTTTTGAACAGTTCGTCGAGTACATGCGGAGGCTGACCGGTGGCCAGTAA
- a CDS encoding TerD family protein encodes MASNPSRWWQQMLDSSPEAALALERAAGMQQRFAEVDALAARLLAAGLAGEPIATVVRGRGRHVPDTGTVTALTRAEEVCCARVFDVQEQQRHGAWYLPERLSVKAGAVNLPHLLRERPAHALTLAADDTARLTAVEGWDTVLLWALLVPLFETLLQPVRIRAAGEIFPRTEQQRSWTAVGERFRLLGIGKGPLDAFRFGGGWHELDRAGQQRARLDLLDTLATADLAQFVAHFRIQRLQALMAGFAKKAKTGTALARRVLTKELQPVASAYFGGDWLAVLDYLQVPPHPDEEIITALPEPRLYVGMAAQTADMAAAAGIAEDEAHAMLAAFLGGSTSVSPVEERAAALRDWWVGFDQAHAVQARGMPSLWGLVDQDLMALSRIERGFTPQAYREHLPADLRQRVERLWETVTLQRHPGSIVSNPRPHQTMAEALGPAVEFWHGVGLTAWFECEGPYSRTTLDRVDRYYSKPLAALRAAGCPVNTEFFRELQASEQFLGPEKEITNSENRTVDTPYGQATFTSSMSHGTRREGFERVRDLITRHRRAWADQYLAPFVEHRWRSELEEVAHQHHRVVAAKGRPPTLPQFARFATAAANHWTGGDLGALCTAIGEPARSPQQRPTRLLAEDGYDFARRVYQELGGKPADHDTWVNNPEETQRQWQLSRLATESLRYLQLQEAFGRPPTAKEFGAQRLTWPWPGEEAEGWPVLQHVLAALTCPGPSPAAPRSPAAPAPPAGEGGTPRLLVKGANAALHTEPTTIRIAAAGVPVDVSAVLLSRNGKVRNDDDLVFYNHPSHDGVRVGGDTVTADLGSIPDDVAAIAVIVSIDLEAQPTAVFGQYTFWQAGITQPSGAPLSFAPDPFSSGETVTIVVELYRRTTGWKVRAVGQGYDTGLAGLATDYGINVEA; translated from the coding sequence GTGGCCAGTAACCCGTCGCGCTGGTGGCAGCAGATGCTGGACAGCAGCCCCGAAGCGGCGCTCGCCCTGGAGCGGGCGGCCGGGATGCAGCAGCGCTTCGCTGAGGTCGATGCGCTGGCAGCCAGGCTGCTGGCCGCAGGGCTGGCCGGAGAACCGATTGCCACCGTCGTCCGCGGCCGGGGGCGCCATGTGCCGGACACCGGCACGGTGACGGCTCTCACCCGAGCCGAAGAAGTCTGCTGCGCCCGCGTATTTGACGTCCAGGAGCAGCAGCGACACGGCGCGTGGTACCTGCCGGAAAGACTGTCGGTGAAGGCGGGGGCGGTCAACCTGCCGCATCTGCTGCGTGAACGCCCGGCCCATGCCCTGACGCTGGCCGCCGATGACACGGCCCGTCTCACCGCGGTGGAGGGCTGGGACACGGTGCTGCTGTGGGCGCTGCTGGTGCCCTTGTTCGAGACGCTGCTCCAGCCGGTGCGGATACGGGCGGCCGGGGAGATCTTCCCGCGTACTGAACAGCAGCGGTCCTGGACGGCCGTGGGGGAGCGTTTCCGGCTGCTGGGTATCGGCAAGGGCCCGCTGGACGCCTTCCGTTTCGGCGGCGGCTGGCACGAATTGGACCGTGCCGGGCAGCAGCGGGCCCGCCTGGATCTGCTGGACACTCTGGCTACCGCTGATCTCGCGCAGTTCGTCGCACATTTCCGGATCCAGCGGTTGCAGGCACTGATGGCTGGATTCGCCAAGAAGGCCAAGACGGGCACCGCCCTGGCCCGCCGGGTACTCACCAAGGAACTCCAGCCCGTCGCCTCAGCGTACTTCGGCGGCGACTGGCTGGCCGTGCTGGACTATCTCCAGGTCCCGCCACACCCGGATGAGGAGATCATCACCGCGCTGCCCGAGCCTCGTCTGTACGTCGGCATGGCCGCCCAGACGGCCGACATGGCGGCCGCGGCGGGAATCGCGGAGGACGAGGCGCATGCGATGCTCGCTGCCTTCCTCGGCGGCAGCACTTCCGTGTCCCCGGTGGAAGAGCGGGCTGCGGCCCTGCGTGACTGGTGGGTGGGGTTCGACCAGGCGCACGCCGTCCAGGCGCGGGGCATGCCGTCGTTGTGGGGGCTGGTCGATCAGGACCTGATGGCGCTGTCCCGCATCGAGAGAGGGTTCACCCCGCAGGCGTACCGGGAGCATCTGCCCGCCGATCTGCGGCAGCGGGTGGAGCGGCTGTGGGAGACAGTGACGCTCCAGCGGCACCCGGGCAGCATCGTCAGCAACCCGCGCCCGCACCAGACCATGGCCGAAGCTCTCGGTCCTGCGGTCGAGTTCTGGCACGGCGTCGGTCTGACCGCCTGGTTCGAGTGCGAAGGCCCCTACTCGCGCACCACGTTGGATCGTGTCGACCGCTACTACAGCAAACCGCTGGCTGCCCTGCGGGCGGCCGGATGCCCCGTCAACACTGAATTCTTCCGTGAGCTGCAGGCGTCCGAACAGTTCCTGGGGCCGGAAAAGGAAATCACCAACAGCGAGAACCGTACGGTCGACACGCCGTACGGTCAGGCGACGTTCACCTCCAGCATGAGTCACGGCACGCGTCGGGAAGGCTTCGAGCGGGTGCGGGACCTCATCACCCGGCACCGGCGTGCCTGGGCCGATCAGTATCTCGCTCCCTTCGTGGAACACCGCTGGCGCTCCGAGTTGGAGGAGGTCGCTCACCAGCACCACCGCGTCGTCGCCGCCAAGGGCCGTCCTCCCACGCTGCCCCAGTTCGCCCGGTTCGCCACCGCGGCAGCCAACCACTGGACGGGCGGCGACCTGGGCGCGCTGTGCACAGCCATCGGCGAGCCGGCGCGGTCCCCACAGCAGCGGCCCACCCGCCTGCTGGCTGAAGACGGCTATGACTTCGCCCGCCGCGTGTACCAGGAGCTCGGGGGCAAGCCTGCCGACCACGACACCTGGGTGAACAACCCGGAGGAAACCCAACGGCAGTGGCAGCTCAGCCGCCTGGCCACCGAGAGCCTGCGCTACCTCCAGCTGCAGGAAGCATTCGGGCGGCCGCCCACCGCCAAGGAGTTCGGCGCCCAACGTCTGACCTGGCCGTGGCCAGGTGAGGAAGCCGAAGGCTGGCCCGTCCTCCAGCACGTTCTCGCCGCGCTCACCTGCCCCGGCCCGTCCCCGGCCGCACCCCGCTCCCCCGCCGCCCCTGCGCCTCCCGCCGGGGAAGGCGGCACGCCGCGCCTGCTGGTGAAGGGAGCCAACGCAGCCCTGCACACCGAGCCGACCACGATTCGCATCGCTGCCGCCGGCGTACCCGTTGACGTGTCCGCTGTCCTCCTGAGCCGCAACGGCAAAGTGCGCAACGACGACGACCTCGTCTTCTACAACCACCCCAGCCACGACGGGGTCCGCGTCGGCGGGGACACCGTCACCGCCGATCTGGGCTCCATCCCTGACGACGTCGCGGCGATCGCCGTCATCGTCAGCATCGACCTCGAGGCACAGCCCACAGCAGTATTCGGCCAGTACACCTTCTGGCAAGCAGGCATCACGCAGCCGTCCGGAGCCCCGCTGTCCTTCGCGCCGGACCCCTTCTCCTCGGGTGAGACCGTCACCATCGTGGTGGAGCTCTATCGCCGTACGACCGGATGGAAGGTTCGCGCAGTCGGACAAGGCTACGACACAGGCCTCGCTGGCCTGGCCACCGACTACGGCATCAACGTCGAAGCCTGA
- a CDS encoding DUF4209 domain-containing protein has protein sequence MREGNASGGSISKLPRRGKSPTHSWTQQRDALLAALRLQPPWTGKAQGSKERSTSQAEFTAEQLEIWSVFADAVSTPLVRARLHHLLLDRGHGRKHDRARSAAVGYLDAAALLLAAPERFPGLLCPTECLSWARDLARTFNQKDLKQRVTKDMVALVERVLDSPEDEPRIVNGLLEELRDQGDDITDFAERAARRYASDVHARVGFLKLLRQEVASGPRRTDIETQIVSALLDAADADVNVGFRRHQLLTRAATEARNWGLSELRVRAELALQQTDPGSLEWSRFRRVLTPPRGLSAGMRAHIDGAVDLRDALWRTAHDVHPAMREHADDAHLLERLLRIPRTRINAMGPVQTFQPVDADDNHAVALQVLAMDFLGHLAADQLDRIQERFVPDEAELIGALAHDTVLPGPRARTLAHAFRYFWLGEFDAAACVALPQVEQILRQLLRPRVPIVSVSQGRTPGTVEQLGGLIRSMPDAGYPADWSRALNLLLADPDRGMNLRNDICHGLIDSPPKHRVALILQAALYLLSYAHGHRTPAPLTQPAP, from the coding sequence TTGAGGGAAGGGAATGCCAGTGGTGGGAGTATTTCCAAACTCCCCCGGCGGGGGAAGTCTCCTACTCACTCCTGGACACAGCAGCGCGATGCACTGCTCGCTGCCCTGAGACTCCAGCCACCGTGGACCGGGAAGGCACAGGGCTCCAAGGAACGCTCCACGAGCCAGGCCGAGTTCACGGCCGAACAGTTGGAGATCTGGAGCGTTTTCGCCGATGCCGTGAGTACCCCGTTGGTCCGGGCCCGCCTTCATCATCTGCTGTTGGACCGAGGACACGGCCGTAAGCATGATCGCGCCCGCAGCGCGGCCGTCGGGTACCTGGACGCGGCAGCGCTTCTGCTCGCCGCCCCCGAGCGGTTTCCCGGGCTGCTATGCCCCACCGAGTGCCTGAGCTGGGCCCGAGACCTCGCCCGGACCTTCAACCAGAAGGATCTGAAGCAGCGCGTCACAAAGGACATGGTTGCCCTGGTCGAACGCGTCCTGGACAGCCCCGAGGACGAGCCGAGGATCGTGAACGGCCTCCTGGAAGAACTACGCGATCAGGGGGATGACATCACGGACTTCGCGGAACGCGCTGCACGCCGCTACGCCAGCGATGTGCACGCCCGTGTCGGCTTTCTCAAGCTGCTGCGGCAGGAGGTCGCATCCGGGCCCCGCCGAACGGACATTGAAACCCAGATCGTCAGCGCCCTGCTTGACGCCGCCGATGCCGACGTCAACGTCGGTTTCCGTCGTCATCAGCTGCTGACCCGGGCCGCGACCGAAGCACGGAATTGGGGACTGTCTGAGCTGCGGGTACGTGCCGAGTTGGCCCTGCAACAGACCGACCCGGGCTCCCTGGAATGGTCTCGGTTCCGTCGGGTGCTCACCCCTCCGCGGGGACTGTCCGCCGGGATGCGAGCACACATCGACGGCGCTGTAGACCTGCGGGACGCCCTGTGGCGAACCGCCCACGACGTCCATCCGGCGATGCGCGAGCACGCCGATGATGCGCACCTACTGGAACGTCTGCTGCGAATCCCGCGCACGCGCATCAACGCGATGGGGCCTGTCCAGACCTTCCAGCCCGTCGACGCCGACGACAACCATGCCGTCGCGTTGCAGGTCCTCGCGATGGACTTTCTCGGGCACCTCGCCGCGGATCAGCTCGACCGCATTCAAGAACGCTTCGTCCCCGACGAGGCCGAGCTGATCGGCGCCCTGGCCCACGACACCGTCCTGCCCGGGCCGCGGGCACGGACCCTGGCCCACGCCTTCCGGTACTTCTGGTTGGGGGAGTTCGACGCGGCAGCGTGCGTCGCCCTGCCCCAGGTCGAGCAGATCCTCCGGCAGCTCCTGCGCCCCCGAGTTCCGATCGTGTCTGTGTCCCAGGGGCGTACCCCCGGCACCGTCGAGCAACTGGGCGGCCTCATCCGCAGCATGCCGGACGCCGGGTATCCCGCGGACTGGAGTCGAGCCCTGAACCTTCTCCTCGCCGATCCCGACCGCGGGATGAATCTGCGCAACGACATCTGCCACGGATTGATCGACAGCCCACCCAAGCACCGCGTCGCACTCATCCTCCAGGCAGCGCTATACCTGCTTAGCTACGCCCACGGCCATCGAACCCCTGCGCCCCTCACCCAGCCCGCCCCCTGA
- a CDS encoding class I SAM-dependent methyltransferase, producing the protein MRVVIGPDALLGRGRRVNAGVQHWEDWFAAGDGFLRPGAGEMSLLTRHLPPAAGARALDVGCGLGGYAAELAQVGYTTLAVDWAVSSVAAVRDRYEGLEPNLEARQVDFEDAKAVAELPRDSFDVVTMRLVYAFMNDRPAVAGRVRRLLRPGGVWVVTTPLANRLPADRAHIALAGQDIGGLLAGWDSGAWYDLEPGGLRCFILQK; encoded by the coding sequence GTGCGTGTGGTGATCGGTCCTGATGCGCTTCTAGGAAGGGGACGACGGGTGAATGCCGGCGTGCAGCACTGGGAGGACTGGTTCGCCGCCGGCGACGGGTTCCTACGCCCAGGTGCGGGCGAGATGAGCCTCCTTACCAGGCACCTGCCACCTGCAGCCGGGGCGCGGGCTCTGGATGTGGGGTGCGGGCTGGGCGGATACGCCGCGGAACTGGCCCAAGTCGGGTACACAACCCTCGCCGTGGACTGGGCGGTCTCCTCAGTTGCCGCCGTCCGCGATCGCTACGAGGGTCTGGAGCCGAATCTCGAGGCTCGCCAGGTCGATTTCGAGGATGCCAAGGCCGTCGCTGAGCTGCCTCGGGACAGCTTCGACGTGGTGACGATGCGGTTGGTGTACGCATTCATGAACGACAGGCCGGCCGTCGCCGGGCGGGTGCGCCGTTTGCTCCGGCCCGGCGGGGTGTGGGTGGTGACGACCCCGCTCGCGAATCGCCTCCCGGCCGATCGAGCGCACATCGCCCTGGCCGGCCAGGACATCGGCGGTCTCCTGGCGGGGTGGGACAGCGGTGCCTGGTACGACCTGGAGCCCGGCGGTCTGCGCTGTTTCATCCTTCAGAAATGA
- a CDS encoding CBS domain-containing protein, protein MLHRRTVGDVMTGDVVTLHPDTSVQDVVGLLDANDIVAAPVVDDDGALVGVVSASDVLRHETGMPDPQGQDGSDEGAWGKARARTAGALMSSPVFTAHADWTIPLAARELRSRHVKQLPVVGDDGLLIGIVSRSDLLDAFIRSDAEIRGEVEQDVLGRILGLDEGTVAVEVRDGVVTLRGHVPEPRLGPVVVGLCQGVDGVVAVDAHLAAAGAG, encoded by the coding sequence ATGCTGCACCGCCGCACCGTCGGTGACGTGATGACCGGGGATGTCGTCACCCTCCACCCCGACACCTCGGTCCAGGACGTCGTCGGCCTGCTGGATGCGAACGACATCGTCGCGGCCCCGGTCGTCGACGACGACGGCGCTCTCGTCGGCGTCGTGTCCGCGTCCGATGTGCTGCGGCACGAGACCGGAATGCCCGATCCGCAGGGGCAGGACGGGAGCGATGAGGGCGCCTGGGGCAAGGCCCGGGCTCGGACCGCGGGCGCGCTCATGAGCAGCCCCGTCTTCACCGCCCACGCCGACTGGACGATCCCTCTGGCCGCTCGAGAACTCCGCAGTCGGCACGTCAAGCAGCTGCCGGTGGTCGGCGACGACGGGCTCCTCATCGGCATCGTCAGCCGTAGCGATCTGCTCGACGCCTTCATCCGCTCCGACGCCGAGATCCGCGGCGAGGTGGAGCAGGACGTCCTGGGGCGCATCCTCGGCCTGGACGAGGGCACCGTCGCAGTCGAGGTCCGGGACGGGGTCGTCACCCTGCGCGGTCACGTCCCGGAACCGCGTCTCGGCCCGGTGGTCGTGGGCCTCTGCCAGGGCGTCGACGGCGTCGTCGCCGTGGACGCCCACCTCGCCGCCGCCGGGGCGGGCTAG